In the Paenibacillus sp. FSL H7-0357 genome, one interval contains:
- a CDS encoding YbaK/EbsC family protein: MSIVSVKEHFRTFNKEQDVLEFATSSATVEMAAATIGVIPARIAKTLSFRGVNDDAILVVAAGDAKVDNKKFREVFGFKARMLSPDEVLEQTGHEIGGVCPFGLTRELKVYLDISMQRFDTLFPACGSTNSAIELTCDELALYSKSTDWVDVCKGWDEPPLSGDGQAL; encoded by the coding sequence ATGTCGATTGTAAGTGTAAAAGAACATTTCCGTACCTTTAACAAAGAGCAGGATGTACTGGAGTTTGCCACTTCCAGCGCTACCGTAGAAATGGCGGCGGCGACGATTGGGGTAATTCCTGCCCGTATAGCCAAAACCTTGTCCTTCCGCGGGGTAAATGACGATGCCATTCTGGTCGTTGCTGCAGGAGACGCCAAGGTCGACAACAAGAAATTCAGAGAAGTCTTCGGTTTCAAGGCGAGAATGCTCAGTCCCGATGAAGTTCTGGAGCAGACGGGTCATGAGATCGGAGGGGTTTGTCCATTTGGCCTCACCCGGGAGCTTAAAGTTTATCTGGATATTTCCATGCAGCGCTTCGATACGCTGTTTCCGGCCTGTGGCAGCACCAATTCTGCGATTGAGCTGACCTGTGATGAACTAGCACTGTACTCTAAAAGTACGGACTGGGTGGACGTGTGCAAAGGCTGGGATGAGCCGCCACTGTCCGGGGACGGACAAGCCTTATGA
- a CDS encoding histidine phosphatase family protein: MVLIGFIRHGITDWNVQGKALGLSDQPLNEEGRQQAEALADRLLKEPWDMIISSNLSRAQETAGIIAAAAGIPVCLTDDRLREIDCGQIEGMTEEERINKWGLRWRDLNLGMESVHDTAARGASFLEEIHSSYIAKNILAVSHGALIGLTLQHLLPLQFTATHMRNTSLTLLTKANGRWQCDLYNCVNHLSTMH; this comes from the coding sequence ATGGTCTTGATCGGATTCATCAGACACGGCATTACCGATTGGAATGTGCAGGGGAAGGCGCTGGGCTTGTCCGATCAACCGCTAAATGAGGAAGGCAGACAGCAGGCTGAAGCTTTGGCAGACCGACTGCTGAAAGAGCCTTGGGATATGATCATCTCCAGCAATTTGTCCCGTGCACAGGAAACTGCAGGAATCATTGCTGCTGCAGCTGGAATCCCGGTATGTCTGACCGATGACAGATTACGCGAGATCGACTGCGGACAGATCGAAGGAATGACGGAAGAAGAACGAATCAACAAATGGGGGCTTCGTTGGCGTGATCTTAACCTGGGAATGGAGAGTGTCCATGACACTGCTGCCAGGGGCGCCTCTTTCCTGGAAGAGATTCATTCCAGTTATATTGCCAAGAACATCCTGGCAGTCAGCCACGGTGCGTTAATCGGGTTAACGTTGCAGCATTTGCTACCACTTCAATTTACTGCAACTCATATGAGAAATACTTCTCTGACCCTGCTCACCAAAGCAAACGGCCGGTGGCAATGTGACTTATACAATTGCGTGAATCATCTGTCAACGATGCACTAA
- a CDS encoding MFS transporter produces MNPAKGHTSPSQRKERFPLSLLCLTLGAFAIGMTEFIIMGLLPNVAHDLGVTIPQAGQLITSYALGVAIGAPILTIFTHRLPQKQLLVILMCIFIFGNAVSVIAPTYTLLIIARILTAFAHGTFLGVGTIIAARLVRPEKRAGAVSVVLAGLTVANIIGVPFGTFIGQQLGWRASFGAITVLGIVSLFGIIRFIPVIVQEQTANLREQVRGLVNPKVLLILLTGALGCGSLFSLFTYITPMLENITGFAEHHVTWILVLFGVGVTIGNIAGGKLADWKLMPSLMVNFGVLALIISMFTLTLHNPVLTIINIFLWGIAAFGIMPGIQLRIMNLAHKAPLLATTSSHSALNLGNAAGAYLGGVAINSFGLSSIPWLAAALAVLALAGAWLSYLSTSGRAGAVVSGDITAAP; encoded by the coding sequence ATGAATCCGGCCAAGGGCCACACATCGCCATCGCAGCGAAAGGAACGGTTTCCGCTGTCACTTCTCTGTCTTACCCTTGGCGCATTTGCGATTGGCATGACCGAGTTTATCATCATGGGGCTTCTGCCCAATGTTGCGCATGACCTCGGGGTAACCATTCCGCAAGCCGGACAGCTTATTACCAGCTATGCGCTTGGTGTAGCCATCGGCGCACCTATTCTGACTATCTTTACGCACCGGTTGCCGCAGAAGCAGCTGCTCGTCATTCTGATGTGCATTTTTATATTCGGCAATGCTGTGTCGGTGATTGCGCCTACCTACACGCTGCTGATTATCGCCCGCATTCTTACCGCCTTCGCGCACGGGACCTTCCTGGGGGTAGGCACAATCATTGCCGCCAGATTGGTAAGGCCGGAGAAACGGGCCGGGGCCGTATCAGTCGTGCTTGCGGGCTTGACCGTCGCTAATATTATCGGAGTGCCGTTCGGCACCTTTATCGGCCAGCAGCTCGGCTGGCGGGCCTCCTTCGGGGCCATTACCGTGCTGGGCATCGTCTCATTGTTCGGTATTATCCGGTTTATTCCCGTGATTGTCCAGGAGCAGACTGCCAATCTCCGCGAACAGGTGCGCGGTCTGGTGAATCCGAAGGTGCTGCTGATTCTGCTCACCGGAGCGCTGGGCTGCGGCAGCCTGTTCTCGCTCTTCACTTACATCACGCCAATGCTGGAGAACATTACCGGCTTTGCCGAACATCATGTCACCTGGATTCTCGTACTGTTCGGAGTTGGCGTCACCATCGGAAATATTGCCGGCGGCAAGCTGGCTGACTGGAAACTCATGCCGTCACTGATGGTCAACTTCGGCGTGCTCGCACTGATTATCTCTATGTTCACGCTGACGCTGCACAATCCGGTGCTTACAATTATTAATATCTTCCTTTGGGGAATCGCGGCGTTCGGCATTATGCCCGGCATCCAGCTGCGGATCATGAACCTGGCGCATAAAGCGCCGCTGCTGGCCACAACCTCAAGCCATTCCGCACTTAATCTGGGCAATGCGGCAGGTGCTTATCTCGGCGGGGTCGCCATCAATTCATTCGGCCTATCCTCGATTCCCTGGCTTGCCGCTGCCCTTGCAGTGCTGGCCTTGGCCGGTGCTTGGCTCAGCTACCTGTCAACGAGCGGCCGTGCCGGAGCCGTTGTTTCCGGCGATATAACCGCCGCTCCGTAA
- a CDS encoding MFS transporter, producing the protein MSSIAATYQDDAAIQKKRWIILIVLNLFTFMSTLDGSIVNIALPVLVKQLNLPVAQVEWVTTGYLMAICAVILLFGKLGDMLGKIRIFKIGTIVFIVGSLLCGLSTSLPFLIISRVIQAIGASMTMANSQGIVTDIFPATERGKALGLIGTFVSLGSIAGPSLGGIIVSTLGWEYIFWVNLPIGLIAVVLGWKVLPKDLVRVKSKIDIPGSMLFAVFILTLFAGLLLGQQLGYGDARILTALIIAVAAFIAFITVELRRAEPLLQLSLFKNPLFSLSILCAFLVFVANFCFNIIAPFYAQNMLNLSPFYAGFLLMLFPICMVVVSPVSGALSDKIGSEFLTFAGLIVMVIAQFGLARLHDGSSVLLVGLWIAMLGVGSGLFQSPNNSLIMSKVPRTQLGSAGSVNSLVRNVGMVVGITIATSILFNVMSSKAGHRVTDLVPGRPDIFLSGMHVVFMTSSAICLVSALLTGWRLITARRDKRAAA; encoded by the coding sequence ATGAGTTCCATTGCCGCAACCTATCAGGATGATGCCGCCATCCAGAAGAAACGCTGGATTATCTTGATCGTCTTAAATCTTTTTACCTTTATGTCAACGCTCGACGGAAGTATTGTCAATATTGCTTTGCCCGTGCTGGTGAAGCAGCTGAACCTGCCGGTAGCTCAGGTCGAATGGGTAACGACAGGGTATCTGATGGCTATTTGCGCAGTCATCCTGCTTTTCGGGAAGCTTGGAGATATGCTCGGCAAGATCCGGATTTTCAAAATCGGCACGATCGTCTTTATCGTCGGCTCGCTGCTCTGCGGGCTGAGCACAAGTCTGCCTTTCCTTATAATATCGCGTGTGATTCAGGCGATCGGGGCCTCCATGACCATGGCGAACAGCCAGGGGATTGTGACGGATATTTTCCCGGCTACAGAGCGGGGCAAAGCGCTGGGACTTATCGGCACCTTCGTATCGCTGGGGAGTATCGCCGGACCGAGTTTGGGCGGGATTATTGTTTCAACACTGGGCTGGGAATATATTTTCTGGGTAAACCTTCCGATTGGCCTGATTGCCGTTGTGCTTGGATGGAAGGTTCTGCCTAAGGATCTGGTACGGGTAAAATCGAAAATCGACATTCCCGGAAGCATGCTGTTCGCGGTGTTTATCCTAACGCTGTTTGCCGGATTGCTGCTCGGGCAGCAGCTTGGGTATGGGGATGCCCGCATCCTCACGGCGCTGATCATCGCAGTTGCTGCATTTATTGCTTTTATTACCGTAGAATTGCGCCGCGCGGAGCCGCTGCTGCAGCTTTCGCTGTTCAAGAACCCCTTATTCTCACTCAGCATTTTGTGCGCATTTCTTGTGTTCGTGGCCAACTTTTGCTTCAACATCATTGCCCCGTTCTATGCGCAGAACATGCTGAATCTGTCGCCTTTTTATGCCGGATTTCTGCTTATGCTGTTTCCGATCTGCATGGTGGTGGTTTCGCCGGTCAGCGGAGCCTTGTCCGATAAGATCGGTTCCGAGTTCCTGACCTTTGCCGGACTAATCGTGATGGTTATCGCCCAGTTTGGGCTGGCCCGGCTGCATGACGGAAGCTCTGTGCTATTGGTCGGACTATGGATTGCGATGCTCGGTGTCGGCAGCGGCTTGTTCCAATCGCCCAACAATTCACTCATCATGTCCAAAGTGCCGCGGACACAGCTCGGTTCCGCAGGCAGCGTCAACTCGCTGGTCCGCAATGTGGGCATGGTTGTCGGGATCACCATCGCCACCTCCATCCTGTTTAATGTGATGAGCAGCAAGGCAGGGCATCGGGTAACCGATCTGGTTCCGGGCCGTCCGGATATTTTTCTCTCGGGGATGCATGTTGTATTTATGACTTCCTCGGCAATTTGCCTGGTCTCGGCACTGCTTACCGGCTGGCGGCTGATCACGGCAAGAAGAGACAAGAGAGCAGCAGCTTAA
- a CDS encoding DUF1796 family putative cysteine peptidase, translating into MRFEEIKGAYDCIVCLGSSCEPAAHLRRWGLRTFSSPLDWVVSLSHTDVNLLLSRRFPEYMELPNEVPDEGDDVFVENEVVMPVRSYFIKDYYYYVISVHDFPILGEQEWGSVYPGFKDKIDIRSQRLLDQLIVSRKALFIRWGSTYEQSLQLQKALGSLTLGTFHILIVNGVDGLDSVIDNEWGLPGISSLSIPNRTGDNETWDLILEGVSLV; encoded by the coding sequence ATGAGGTTTGAGGAGATCAAGGGGGCTTATGATTGCATTGTATGCCTGGGAAGTTCTTGCGAACCGGCGGCGCATTTGCGCAGATGGGGTTTAAGGACTTTTTCATCGCCTCTGGACTGGGTTGTTTCGTTATCCCATACAGATGTGAACCTGCTGCTCAGCCGACGATTCCCGGAATACATGGAGCTGCCGAATGAGGTGCCGGACGAAGGGGACGATGTCTTCGTGGAGAATGAAGTTGTAATGCCGGTCCGATCGTATTTTATAAAAGATTACTATTATTATGTGATTTCCGTTCATGATTTTCCTATTCTCGGGGAGCAGGAGTGGGGCTCCGTGTATCCGGGCTTTAAGGATAAAATCGACATACGCAGCCAGCGCTTGCTGGATCAGCTGATTGTCAGCCGGAAGGCGTTGTTCATCCGCTGGGGAAGTACTTATGAACAGTCACTGCAGCTTCAAAAAGCGCTGGGCTCGTTAACGTTGGGAACCTTCCATATTCTGATCGTAAACGGAGTGGACGGACTGGATTCAGTGATCGATAACGAGTGGGGACTACCCGGCATCAGTTCACTGAGCATTCCGAACCGGACCGGGGACAATGAGACCTGGGACTTAATTCTGGAGGGTGTTAGCCTGGTATAG
- a CDS encoding MarR family winged helix-turn-helix transcriptional regulator: MKKEPIGKLISNLQRQNQKYLARQLAPYGIGGGGQHNFLKLILGHPGITQDQMTNEMKFDKATTARSVKHLEHLGYIERRTDPKDRRSSLLYPTAKTLEFAPVFQAIMDELNRKLSANLTEEEADLLVTLLQKISINSGEL; this comes from the coding sequence TTGAAAAAAGAACCGATTGGCAAGTTGATTTCCAACCTTCAGCGTCAAAACCAGAAATATTTAGCCCGGCAGTTGGCTCCTTATGGGATCGGCGGCGGCGGGCAGCACAACTTTCTTAAGCTGATCCTTGGCCATCCTGGAATTACCCAGGATCAAATGACAAATGAGATGAAGTTCGATAAAGCAACAACCGCCCGGTCCGTCAAACATCTTGAGCATTTGGGTTATATTGAACGGAGAACCGATCCGAAAGACCGGCGCTCTTCGCTCCTGTATCCGACCGCTAAGACACTTGAGTTCGCACCGGTATTTCAAGCTATAATGGATGAACTTAACCGCAAGCTTTCGGCCAATTTAACGGAGGAGGAAGCAGATCTATTGGTTACTCTGCTCCAAAAGATCAGCATAAATTCCGGAGAGTTGTGA